A stretch of DNA from Montipora foliosa isolate CH-2021 chromosome 4, ASM3666993v2, whole genome shotgun sequence:
TACCcccagaacaatgttgccaataATATTGTGAACAGACATTTCCTTGTCTTTTTCGACATTGATTGGGGGGCAAGGTAGCCTGCGAACACAGACATATTTCCGGCTGTCACTGGTTCGGCGGAACCAGTGACAGCCGGAAATACCTCTGTGTTCGCAGGATAGGGGCAAGGGGGACGTCTCTTTTGAAGGTTTTGGAATTTTGTCAGTTATGCTTAGTTTCTGACatctgagaggttttcagggCCATCCTGGCATTACTTATTATGGAcattaaaatattttcttttggttGATCAAATTTGCCTTTTCTGGAGCCAAAATGCCTTTAAGAAGTTCCGTTTGAGGTGATAAACTCTTTCACTGCTGTTGTCGAGTATATTTGACACAGGATCACGTGACTCCCACTGCAGATGTCAAGAATACTCGACATGAGAAGTGTCCCAAAGTGCTGTCCGAAATTTGTTCCTATAGGGGCATGCATGCAATGGGATTGTTTCGTATACCCTAAAGGACAACTAGCATGACAAGTTCTGCCATTTTTGGATGATAGAAAGGTTAATCTCACTTGAAAAGGAAGGTGAAACACGACCTGACGCCATGAATGTATTTCACTTCACAAAGGCAAAATTCAAAAGTCTAGCAAGCAAGTAAAAACATAAGGTATGAGAAAATTATAGGTGAAATCAAGTGATTCAAGACATTATTATGCATGTTTCCTTCCTTGAAAAGGTCCTTTTGTCTAAAAGAATTGCGTGTCATTGGCACACATGAACTTGTGTAATGCgtgtttactgtatttttttatttagatAAATCATATCGTATTTAGGTCCTGCTTTCACCTCAATAAAGATAGCTCAAATGATGGcaaattttttattgtatatgtCCTGAAAATATTATCGTAATAGCGTCAATAGAACGAAATATATAGTTCATTCTTTGAGAGTGGTTTCTGTGGTGTCTTATGTTGCGaaaaaatgcagcagttaagGGGTATACTGACGGTAGAAAAGTCAGCAGTGAAAGCGTTAAATGCACCTCCTCTAGAAAATATTCTCCAGAGACCATATGACTCTTTAACTGTTGTAGCTTTCTGATGCTCTCGAACTCGAGTCAGAAGACAGACTCTTAGAGCTTTTGCAGGCTCCCTCAGCAATAATTATGTTATTAGTGCCCTTTAAATCCTATAACTTGACAATGTCCTCCAATTCTGCCAAAGGCATGCCCTGAGGAATGTAATAGGGAAGGGGGTAGAGATGCCCAAGGGGGGAGATGAAAAAAGTTACTCACAAACCACTTCACACTTTGAACTGACAGACAATGAAGCCTAAccccttaaccctaaccctaacccaccACCTTTTCAGCACACATACTCATGCCCAGCCAAAAATAAGCTACAAATCAAGTTAGATGACATCCCTACATCTGATTTACCTTGGGGAGGTGGGTAAGTAATACACAAGGACCTGTAACTACGATTTTGTGCTTGCCCCTATCCCACCTACGAATAGGTGCATGACTATTTTCAAGAACTACAAACCTGTGACGGCACTTTCCTTCAGGTACTCCACAGCCCCATACAAAATCGGAACCCTCAAGATCCCTCCATTTGGGTGGCACATCTCCATAACTTGCTCTCCAGCCAACTTACTTTTGCCGTACTTATTCAAAGGATTGGGCTCGTCCGAGGGCTGGTACGGAGGACTTTTGCCATCGAACACATAATCGGTGCTGAGGTAAAGCATGAAATGTTCTGGATCACCTAAGTCACTGTTGAGCTCACTTATGATCGATGCTAACGTCTCTGTTACACCTACATTCATTTTTAAGGAGGTTTCCTCGTCATTTTCTACGACGTCTGGACGCCTTTCTGCGGCAGCGTGGATTAAAATATGAGGTTTGAACTCTTTGACAAACCGTTTAGTTTCGTCAAAATCAAGCAGATTCAATTTCTTTAGACCCCCTGTGGCCCTAGAATGAGCCAGGCCAAGCACGTCCCATTTATCCGAGTTGGAAAATTCCTTGAAAATGGCGCGTCCAAGGAGACCAGAAGCTCCAGTAATCAAAACCCGATGTTGGGCAGCCATTTCAGTGTCACGGGTGTTCACCACAGGCAACCCATGACAGTAGAATGTTCGTGACAAACGCAAATGAAACCCAGGAAAAGGTTTAAAAGTTGCCCCTGACTCTTAACGATAAAATCGTTGCCTGGGCAAAATTACAAGCGATTTGtgcattaaaaaaaacccttgaTCTGAACGCCTTTGACGGTCTAATCCACCGCGAGCATTATTCCTCCTTAAAAGCCGACTGGTTGCTTCATTTGTTTGAGCATTGGGCCATTGTGTGGGAATCTCTGCCGCTTGGGGTCTTGAAATCACCGAGGAGAAAGTGGTGCCTTTGTATACCTGCCAAttttttctgagatataggcatgagatttttatcctgggagCGCTGGGAATTTTGAAGACGGCACGAtcatttccgaagatttccgaagaagtccgaagtcttccgaagtcTGTCGAAGACGTACAAACGCGTATAAACGCGAGCTCGCTCCCAttgcttttcacttcaaaaatcagagatcgcgaggaaggtattgtgatttatttatttttcacctggttttcgttccttagatgggtctgagttaacatatttttggaaattgtgtcaagcaagacggcaacaactcacattttccaatcaggcgtgagaaattggctcgcaagcgtgagccggcgtgagatcgaagttttcaacAGGGCAGGCATGAGACTCACGCCTaaggcgtgagagttggcaggtatac
This window harbors:
- the LOC137998909 gene encoding methionine adenosyltransferase 2 subunit beta-like translates to MAAQHRVLITGASGLLGRAIFKEFSNSDKWDVLGLAHSRATGGLKKLNLLDFDETKRFVKEFKPHILIHAAAERRPDVVENDEETSLKMNVGVTETLASIISELNSDLGDPEHFMLYLSTDYVFDGKSPPYQPSDEPNPLNKYGKSKLAGEQVMEMCHPNGGILRVPILYGAVEYLKESAVTVLFEALKQTDKPTKMDDYQIRYPTLVDDVAKVCRFIAEKRLGDKSTTGTWHWSGRESMTKYSMVLQMAEMFGLSHSHVFPNPNPPTGTPRPHNTALSCSELESLMDDGGASICTPFKQGIKQSLQPFI